In a single window of the Acinetobacter sp. CS-2 genome:
- a CDS encoding bifunctional aconitate hydratase 2/2-methylisocitrate dehydratase: protein MLEAYRQHVAERAALGVPPKPLDDAQTADLVELLKNPPAGEEAFLVDLLENRVPAGVDQAAYVKAAFLAAVAKGEATSPLVSKERAVYLLGTMLGGYNVAPLVELLDNAELSGLAADALKKTLLVFDAFHDVADKAKAGNANAQAVMQSWADAEWFTSRKDVPEEIKLTVFKVTGETNTDDLSPAQDAWSRPDIPLHANAMLKNERDGINPEKPGEVGPLSQIKELVAKGNQVAYVGDVVGTGSSRKSATNSVLWFFGDEIAHIPNKKDGGYCLGGKIAPIFFNTMEDAGALPVEIDVTNMNMGDEITLKIDHAAAKVTAFKDGAQIAESELKTPVLLDEVRAGGRINLIIGRGLTGKAREALGLAPSTLFRTPVQPENTGKGFTQAQKMVGRACGLPEGQGVRPGTYCEPKMTTVGSQDTTGPMTRDELKDLACLGFSADLVMQSFCHTAAYPKPVDVQMQHTLPDFIMNRGGVSLRPGDGIIHSWLNRMLLPDTVGTGGDSHTRFPIGISFPAGSGLVAFAAATGVMPLDMPESVLVKFKGKMQPGITLRDLVHAIPYRAIQEGDLTVEKKGKKNIFSGRILEIDLTEMETELTVEQAFELSDASAERSAAGCSITLSEEKVAEYLRSNITMLKWMISQGYGDARTMARRVENMEKWLANPSLLKADADAEYTKVYEIDLATITEPVLCCPNDPDDAKLLSDVQGVKIDEVFVGSCMTNIGHFRAAGKLLDKVPGGVLSTRLWLAPPTRMDEHQLMEEGFYNIYGKAGARTEMPGCSLCMGNQARVAPNTTCVSTSTRNFPNRLGQGANVYLASAELASVAAVLGKLPTPEEYQQYAAQIDSMSADIYQYLNFDKMGEYTDAAKDIDTKKIAAAQLS from the coding sequence GTGCTAGAAGCTTACCGCCAACACGTTGCAGAACGTGCCGCACTCGGAGTCCCACCGAAGCCACTTGACGATGCTCAAACAGCTGACTTGGTTGAACTATTAAAAAATCCACCAGCTGGAGAAGAAGCATTTTTAGTTGACTTGCTTGAAAACCGTGTTCCAGCAGGTGTTGACCAAGCTGCTTATGTTAAAGCTGCTTTCTTGGCTGCTGTGGCAAAAGGTGAAGCGACTTCACCATTAGTTTCTAAAGAACGTGCGGTTTACTTACTGGGTACTATGCTTGGTGGTTATAACGTTGCACCTTTAGTTGAACTTTTAGACAATGCAGAATTATCAGGTTTAGCTGCTGATGCATTGAAAAAAACTCTTCTTGTATTTGATGCATTCCATGACGTAGCTGACAAAGCGAAAGCGGGCAATGCAAATGCACAAGCTGTTATGCAGTCTTGGGCTGATGCTGAATGGTTCACTAGCCGTAAAGACGTTCCAGAAGAAATCAAATTAACTGTATTCAAAGTTACTGGTGAAACTAACACTGATGACTTGTCTCCAGCTCAAGATGCTTGGAGCCGTCCTGACATCCCATTACATGCAAATGCGATGTTGAAAAACGAACGTGATGGCATCAATCCTGAAAAACCAGGTGAAGTTGGTCCATTAAGCCAAATTAAAGAACTTGTTGCGAAAGGCAACCAAGTTGCTTACGTAGGCGACGTAGTTGGTACAGGTTCTTCTCGTAAATCTGCAACTAACTCTGTTCTTTGGTTCTTTGGTGACGAAATTGCTCACATCCCGAACAAAAAAGACGGTGGTTACTGCTTAGGTGGTAAAATTGCTCCGATCTTCTTCAACACAATGGAAGATGCTGGTGCGTTACCAGTCGAGATCGACGTTACCAACATGAACATGGGCGACGAGATCACACTTAAAATCGACCATGCTGCTGCTAAAGTAACTGCATTCAAAGATGGCGCTCAAATTGCCGAGTCTGAACTCAAAACTCCAGTGTTGTTAGATGAAGTACGTGCTGGTGGCCGTATCAACCTGATTATTGGTCGTGGTTTGACTGGTAAAGCGCGTGAAGCTTTAGGTCTTGCACCTTCAACTTTATTCCGTACTCCAGTTCAACCTGAGAATACTGGTAAAGGCTTCACTCAAGCTCAAAAAATGGTAGGTCGCGCTTGTGGTCTTCCAGAAGGTCAAGGTGTTCGTCCAGGTACTTACTGCGAACCTAAGATGACAACTGTTGGTTCTCAAGATACAACTGGTCCAATGACTCGTGACGAATTGAAAGACTTGGCTTGCTTGGGCTTCTCTGCTGATCTGGTAATGCAATCTTTCTGTCACACAGCTGCATATCCAAAACCAGTTGACGTACAAATGCAACACACGCTTCCTGATTTCATCATGAACCGTGGTGGTGTTTCATTACGTCCAGGTGACGGTATTATTCACTCTTGGTTAAACCGTATGCTTCTTCCAGATACTGTTGGTACTGGTGGTGACTCACATACTCGTTTCCCAATCGGTATTTCATTCCCAGCAGGTTCTGGTCTTGTAGCGTTCGCTGCAGCGACTGGTGTTATGCCACTAGACATGCCTGAATCTGTTCTTGTGAAATTCAAAGGTAAAATGCAGCCTGGTATCACTCTACGTGACCTTGTACATGCGATTCCTTACCGTGCGATCCAAGAAGGCGATCTTACTGTTGAGAAAAAAGGTAAGAAAAACATTTTCTCTGGTCGTATCCTAGAAATCGACCTGACTGAAATGGAAACTGAATTAACAGTAGAACAAGCATTCGAACTTTCTGATGCTTCTGCTGAACGTTCTGCTGCTGGTTGTTCAATTACGCTTTCTGAAGAGAAAGTTGCTGAATACCTCCGTTCTAACATCACTATGTTGAAATGGATGATTTCTCAAGGTTATGGCGATGCGCGTACTATGGCTCGTCGTGTTGAGAACATGGAAAAATGGTTGGCGAATCCATCACTTCTTAAAGCTGATGCTGACGCTGAATACACTAAAGTGTATGAAATCGACCTAGCTACAATCACTGAACCTGTTCTTTGCTGCCCGAACGATCCAGATGACGCTAAACTTCTTTCTGACGTTCAAGGCGTTAAGATTGACGAAGTATTCGTTGGTTCATGTATGACGAATATCGGTCACTTCCGTGCTGCTGGTAAATTACTTGATAAAGTACCTGGTGGCGTATTGTCTACTCGTTTATGGTTGGCTCCGCCAACTCGTATGGACGAGCACCAATTGATGGAAGAAGGTTTCTATAACATTTATGGTAAAGCTGGCGCTCGTACTGAAATGCCAGGCTGTTCATTATGTATGGGTAACCAAGCACGTGTAGCTCCGAACACAACTTGTGTATCGACTTCTACTCGTAACTTCCCGAACCGTTTAGGTCAAGGCGCTAACGTTTACTTAGCTTCTGCTGAACTTGCATCTGTTGCTGCTGTACTTGGTAAATTACCAACTCCAGAAGAATATCAACAATATGCAGCTCAAATTGACAGCATGTCTGCTGACATCTATCAATACTTGAACTTCGACAAGATGGGCGAGTATACAGATGCTGCTAAAGACATCGATACCAAGAAAATTGCTGCTGCTCAATTGTCTTGA
- a CDS encoding cold-shock protein yields the protein MSNTVKGTVKWFNETKGFGFIQQENGPDVFAHFSEITGNGFKTLAEGQQVEFSIAQGQKGPNAVNIVAL from the coding sequence ATGTCTAATACTGTAAAAGGTACTGTTAAGTGGTTTAACGAAACTAAAGGTTTTGGTTTTATTCAACAAGAAAATGGTCCTGACGTTTTCGCTCATTTCAGCGAAATCACTGGTAATGGCTTCAAAACTTTGGCTGAAGGCCAACAAGTTGAATTCAGCATCGCTCAAGGTCAAAAAGGCCCGAATGCTGTAAACATCGTAGCACTATAA